CCCACCTTGATCACATCCATCTCCCAGCTCATCACGGTCTCGGTGCTCATGACCTGACCCGACCAGATCAAATCAAGCTGCGCTTTGCCGGCGCTGCCCTGGGCCAGTCCCAGACGCAATTGCACGAACTTCACCGAAAACTCCTCAGACAGCCGCGCGGTGAGGTAGCTCAGTGCTTGCAGGAGTGAAAAACTCTCGACCTTGAGCCACAAACTGCTGTCCACATCCACGGCCGAGGCTGGCACTCTGGCGGTCACCTCGATGCGTTTGATCGCAGCGTTGACCAGGTCGGAGCCCAGCATGTCCTCCAGCGGCCAACGCGATTTGACGGAATCGGCAGAGCCACTCTCAAGGGCCGTGATGCGCTGGCTCAACGAACGGATTTCATCGCGCACCACGCCCAGAAACCGCTCACGCATCGCAGGTTCCAGATCTGGAAAATCGAGCATGTCAATGGCGGCCTGCATATTGGCCAACGCCGCCCGGCTGCCTTCGGTCAGCGAGAGCAGAACCTGGTCTTTGGCTGACTCGGCTTCGAATTCGCGCGTGATGTTGTCGAGCATCAGTACAAATCCCGTGAGTTCACGGTCGGCGTCAGAGGCTTGCGTGGTCGCTGCGCGAACCGGCGCCATTTGCACCCTCAGCAATTGCCCGGAAGGCGTGGTGGTGACAAACTGAGCCGAGGGCTGGGCTGCGCCTCGGAGCAGGCGTTGGCGAATGCTGTCCAGGGCATGGGCCACCAGACGTTGATCAAACACCCCGTAAATCGAACGCCCCAGCCCGATCAACTCGGCACCTCCCGCCACCCCCGGCGCTTGGGAGAGCGCACGAAACTGCATGCGTGCACGGTTGTTGTACAGCAAGACACGGCCATCAAGGTTGCAGACGACCACACTTTGCGTGAGCTCCGACATCAAAGCCGCCAACCGCGATTTTTCCTGCTCGATGCCTTCGGCTGCGAGGTTCACCTTGGCATCCATCTCGCTGCGCAGCTCTTCGCGTTGCGCCACCAGTTGATTGAACAAGCCCGCCAGCGCCTGCGTTTCCACATTGCCCTTCAGCGGCAGGTTGCGAACCACATCGGTCTTGAGCACCACCTGGGCCTCCTCAGCCAGTTGCACCGATGGCGTCACCCAATGATCGAACCAGCGCTTGAGCGCCCATGCGATGGCCCCCATGCCAGCACCCCAGGTGAGCAACAGCAAGACGGATTGCTCACCGAGCAATCGCCACACCGTTGCACGGCTTTCATCGTCCAGCGTCGAGCCCACCAGACCAATCGTGGCCCCCAACCAGGCCACCGACACCAGGCCCGCCATACCCAGCAGCCACCACAGGCGCCTATCGGTTTTTTGTTGACCGCTCATGGCTGGTTGCCCAGCATGGCTTGTACTTTCTGCACCAGCTCTTTGGTGGAGAAAGGTTTGGTCATGTAGGCATTGGCTCCCAACGCCATGCCTTTTGCGATGTCGGTGTCGCGGCCCTTGGCGGTCAGCATCAGAATCAAGGTGTCGCGCATGGTCTCGCTGTTGCGCACCTCATGGCACACATCGAAACCGGTTTTGACCGGCATCATCACATCGAGCAACACCA
This region of Hydrogenophaga crassostreae genomic DNA includes:
- a CDS encoding 3'-5' exonuclease — its product is MSGQQKTDRRLWWLLGMAGLVSVAWLGATIGLVGSTLDDESRATVWRLLGEQSVLLLLTWGAGMGAIAWALKRWFDHWVTPSVQLAEEAQVVLKTDVVRNLPLKGNVETQALAGLFNQLVAQREELRSEMDAKVNLAAEGIEQEKSRLAALMSELTQSVVVCNLDGRVLLYNNRARMQFRALSQAPGVAGGAELIGLGRSIYGVFDQRLVAHALDSIRQRLLRGAAQPSAQFVTTTPSGQLLRVQMAPVRAATTQASDADRELTGFVLMLDNITREFEAESAKDQVLLSLTEGSRAALANMQAAIDMLDFPDLEPAMRERFLGVVRDEIRSLSQRITALESGSADSVKSRWPLEDMLGSDLVNAAIKRIEVTARVPASAVDVDSSLWLKVESFSLLQALSYLTARLSEEFSVKFVQLRLGLAQGSAGKAQLDLIWSGQVMSTETVMSWEMDVIKVGAETTRITVRDVIERHGGAFWFERERTRHQAFFRFLLPLANPQEQAEATAALQPTDSRPEYYDFDLFKTTELTHALDDRLLSELTYTVFDTETTGLNPSQGDEIIQIGAARIVNNKLLKQECFEQLVDPRRSIPAATIPIHGISPDMVQGQPTIDQVLPAFHAFAQDTVLVAHNAAFDMRFLQLKEQQTGMVFDHPVLDTLLLSAVLHPSQDSHRLEALSERFNVPIVGRHTAMGDAMVTAEVFVKLIPLLAEKGILTLGQAREAAQKTYYARLKY
- a CDS encoding response regulator transcription factor, whose amino-acid sequence is MTTHKLLIADDEPNILISLEFLMKREGYEVVLARDGQEALDAIERDKPDLVLLDVMMPVKTGFDVCHEVRNSETMRDTLILMLTAKGRDTDIAKGMALGANAYMTKPFSTKELVQKVQAMLGNQP